In Solanum lycopersicum chromosome 5, SLM_r2.1, the following are encoded in one genomic region:
- the LOC138348846 gene encoding uncharacterized protein, translating into MDPFEALYGRRCRSPIGWFDAVEVRPWGTDLLRESLDKVKCIQEKLLAAQSRQKEYTDRKVRDLEFMEGDKVLLKVSAMKGVRRFGKRGKLSPRYIGPFEVLKRMGEVSLEKT; encoded by the exons atggacccatttgaggcactgtatgggagaagatgtaggtcgcccattgggtggtttgatgcagtTGAGGTTAGGCcatggggtactgaccttctgagggaatcgttagataaagtgaaatgcattcaagaaaagcttttagcggctcaaagtagacaaaaggaatatacagatcgaaaggttagagacttggagtttatggagggtgataaAGTTTTGCTCAAGGTTTCAGCCATGAAAGGGGTGaggcggtttggtaagcgaggtaagcttagtccgaggtacattggtccatttgaagttctgaagcgcatgggggag GTCTCGCTTGAGAAAACCTGA